In a single window of the Pocillopora verrucosa isolate sample1 chromosome 4, ASM3666991v2, whole genome shotgun sequence genome:
- the LOC136280258 gene encoding uncharacterized protein, with protein sequence MADFDMIEREETPNEIIEKVKKFLRNGCGCSRGSKGGPCSTEIKEEAVMFNLNNCLELTSGELDLIILANIQAFSRNDCVGAKRSRSSRCTYQFQSVSICKEMFIHLYGISYSRLRRLKEHYERYGIHMRTHGNTKMLPSNTLPQSITENVHRFLTNYIEDNAFVLPGRIPGFKREDVQVLSSSETKTSVWRVYTTTCTASGEQAVSYSKFVDLWHQFCPRVVVAKPMTDLCLTCQQNTTKLVRAANLPEHEKANCIKAQQEHLDCVQVEREFYRKTCSDAATTFSHTDADTNFNETHEPCSFSGTMHYSFDYAQQVHFPSNPMQPGPIYFKIPRKCGIFGVMCEAVPRQVNYLIDEAVVCGKGANATISYIHHYFTRHGLGETDVHLHADNCAGQNKNNYFLWYLAWRIASELHQSIKYSFLIAGHTKFGPDRCFGILKKSYKVNFVSSIYELARVVETSSNTGVNKAQLVSTHDGRVIVPVYDWCTFLGQYFKKITNIKKYHHFRFSKDEPSVVYCREYLTSPEQACVLLKDGAVIPPVSVLPQKINPEGLSDERRNYLHREIRQFCKPGTEDLVAPVP encoded by the coding sequence ATGGCAGACTTTGATATGATAGAAAGAGAGGAAACTCCGaacgaaattattgaaaaagtgaaaaaatttctgcgCAATGGCTGTGGTTGTTCGCGTGGTTCCAAAGGAGGGCCGTGTTCTACAGAAATTAAAGAGGAAGCGGTAATGTTTAATCTGAATAACTGTCTCGAGTTGACGAGCGGAGAGCTCGACTTGATAATTTTGGCAAACATTCAAGCCTTCAGCCGCAATGACTGTGTTGGAGCTAAAAGAAGCAGAAGTTCCAGGTGTACCTATCAATTTCAGTCCGTTTCCATCTGCAAAGAGATGTTTATTCACCTTTATGGTATCAGTTACTCCAGACTTCGTCGTCTAAAGGAGCATTACGAGAGGTACGGTATCCATATGCGAACTCACGGCAATACCAAAATGCTTCCCAGTAACACCCTTCCTCAGTCCATCACAGAGAACGTTCACCGTTTCCTTACCAATTACATTGAAGATAATGCATTTGTGCTACCGGGAAGAATACCTGGATTCAAGAGGGAAGATGTTCAGGTGCTGTCTTCGAGTGAGACAAAAACAAGTGTTTGGCGCGTCTACACAACAACTTGCACAGCCTCTGGAGAACAAGCTGTTAGTTACAGCAAATTCGTAGACCTTTGGCACCAGTTTTGTCCGAGAGTTGTTGTGGCGAAACCTATGACCGACCTATGCTTGACTTGTCAGCAGAACACCACTAAGCTTGTACGGGCCGCAAACCTCCCTGAGCACGAGAAGGCTAACTGCATAAAAGCACAGCAGGAGCATTTGGACTGCGTCCAGGTTGAGCGAGAGTTTTACAGGAAAACTTGTTCAGATGCAGCCACGACTTTCAGTCATACAGATGCAGACACGAATTTCAACGAAACGCACGAACCGTGTTCATTCAGTGGCACTATGCACTACTCCTTTGACTATGCGCAACAAGTGCACTTTCCAAGTAACCCAATGCAACCTGGGCCGATCTACTTTAAGATCCCAAGAAAGTGTGGAATATTTGGAGTTATGTGTGAAGCTGTACCACGTCAGGTGAATTATTTGATTGACGAAGCTGTTGTATGCGGTAAAGGAGCCAACGCAACGATAAGTTACATTCACCACTATTTCACGCGTCACGGCCTTGGGGAAACAGACGTTCATTTACATGCTGACAATTGCGCCgggcaaaataaaaacaattacttTTTATGGTATTTAGCATGGAGGATTGCTTCTGAACTTCACCAGTCCATCAAGTACTCTTTCCTAATTGCTGGACATACTAAATTTGGCCCGGATCGTTGTTTTGGAATCCTGAAAAAGTCGTACAAGGTCAATTTCGTTTCGTCGATTTATGAACTTGCTCGAGTGGTGGAAACCTCAAGTAACACAGGAGTGAACAAAGCCCAACTAGTATCGACGCACGATGGCCGAGTCATAGTGCCTGTATATGACTGGTGTACTTTTCTGGgacaatatttcaaaaaaatcacGAACATAAAAAAATACCATCACTTCAGATTTTCCAAGGATGAACCAAGTGTCGTTTACTGCCGAGAATATTTGACATCTCCGGAACAAGCGTGTGTGTTACTTAAGGATGGTGCTGTAATCCCACCAGTTTCAGTCCTTCCGCAGAAGATTAATCCAGAAGGATTAAGTGACGAACGCAGAAACTATTTGCATCGAGAAATAAGGCAGTTTTGTAAGCCTGGAACTGAAGATTTAGTTGCACCAGTTCCATGA